One genomic region from Desulfuromonas sp. TF encodes:
- the ccsB gene encoding c-type cytochrome biogenesis protein CcsB → MSSTQLFNIVTIAYFSSMVLFIIYLATRSKGVSLIASIAAYGGLLAHTAAIGLRWYESYQIPGGVGHAPLSNLYESVVFFAWTIVLIYMIIDLKYRQPAVGAFVLPFAFLSMTWAQLSLDDAIEPLVPALQSNWLTYHVITCFLGYAAFAVACGVSIMYLIKVGKEDKGSGNSPAGGILAVFPSAKILDDINYKSIMIGFPLLTLGIITGAAWANYAWGTYWSWDPKETWSLIVWFIYAAFLHARFTRGWVGRRAAWLSIVGFAATIFCYLGVNLVLSGLHSYGG, encoded by the coding sequence ATGTCCAGTACGCAACTTTTCAATATCGTTACCATCGCCTATTTCTCCTCCATGGTTCTGTTCATCATCTATCTGGCGACCCGCAGCAAAGGGGTTTCCCTGATCGCCAGCATCGCGGCCTACGGCGGGTTGCTGGCTCATACCGCCGCCATCGGTCTGCGCTGGTACGAATCCTACCAGATCCCCGGCGGTGTCGGCCATGCTCCCCTGTCCAATCTCTATGAGTCGGTGGTTTTCTTCGCCTGGACCATCGTTCTCATCTACATGATCATTGATCTGAAGTACCGTCAGCCAGCAGTGGGGGCTTTCGTTCTCCCCTTCGCCTTTCTCTCGATGACCTGGGCCCAGCTCAGCCTCGACGATGCTATCGAGCCCCTGGTACCGGCCCTTCAGAGCAACTGGCTCACTTACCACGTCATCACTTGTTTTCTTGGCTATGCCGCCTTCGCCGTCGCCTGCGGGGTTTCCATCATGTACCTCATCAAGGTGGGCAAGGAGGATAAGGGTTCCGGAAATTCTCCCGCCGGAGGTATTCTGGCGGTATTCCCCAGCGCCAAAATACTCGATGATATCAATTATAAATCCATCATGATCGGCTTCCCCCTGCTTACTCTCGGGATCATCACCGGAGCAGCCTGGGCCAATTATGCCTGGGGAACCTACTGGAGTTGGGATCCCAAGGAAACCTGGAGCCTTATCGTGTGGTTCATTTACGCAGCTTTTCTTCATGCCCGCTTCACGCGAGGATGGGTGGGAAGAAGGGCCGCATGGCTGTCCATCGTCGGCTTTGCCGCTACCATTTTCTGTTATCTGGGAGTGAATCTGGTCCTCTCCGGGCTGCATTCCTATGGGGGATAA
- a CDS encoding tRNA1(Val) (adenine(37)-N6)-methyltransferase: MEADSLVYADETLDDLRPGGLKIIQKSGGYRFSLDPILLCAFAWIEEGDTVADLGTGSGVIPLLLAVKTEPKRIVGLELQPELADRARRSVLLNRLEEKVEILEGDLRVLPKSFAPHSFDVVLSNPPYRRTGTGRKAPAAERAAARHELAGGLEDFLRAAVFMLRHGGRFYIVYLAERLAELLDKMRRERLEPKRLRCVHSRVGERGRMVLVEARKGGGEGLSIEPPLFIYDGEKYTEEVLAIYAESRD; encoded by the coding sequence TTGGAAGCAGACTCTCTTGTATACGCCGACGAAACTCTGGATGATCTCCGTCCGGGAGGGCTGAAAATCATCCAGAAATCCGGCGGTTATCGTTTCTCTCTTGACCCGATCCTGCTATGTGCCTTTGCCTGGATTGAAGAGGGTGATACGGTTGCGGATCTGGGCACCGGGTCCGGGGTGATCCCTCTTCTTCTGGCCGTCAAGACTGAACCAAAGAGAATTGTCGGGTTGGAACTTCAGCCGGAACTGGCGGACCGCGCACGACGCAGCGTGCTCCTTAACAGGCTTGAGGAGAAGGTGGAGATACTGGAGGGCGACCTGCGTGTTCTGCCGAAAAGCTTTGCCCCTCACTCTTTTGATGTGGTCCTTTCCAACCCTCCCTACCGCCGGACCGGGACAGGCCGCAAGGCGCCCGCGGCCGAGCGGGCGGCAGCGCGCCACGAACTGGCCGGAGGGCTTGAGGATTTTCTCAGGGCGGCGGTCTTCATGCTGAGGCACGGCGGAAGGTTTTATATCGTCTATCTGGCGGAGCGCCTGGCGGAACTGCTGGATAAGATGCGTAGGGAGCGGCTTGAACCGAAGCGGCTGCGCTGCGTGCATTCACGGGTGGGGGAGCGGGGACGCATGGTGCTTGTCGAGGCCCGCAAGGGCGGTGGGGAAGGGCTTTCGATAGAGCCCCCTCTCTTCATCTATGACGGTGAAAAGTATACGGAAGAGGTGCTGGCCATCTATGCGGAGTCGCGGGACTGA
- a CDS encoding DciA family protein, whose amino-acid sequence MKDKRRPPMKNAASVGNLIQSVLRQHGLDGKLREYRAWQVWDAVVGPQIAAKARPIRIREGILEVRVEQPAWMQQLQLLKPKILARLNERLEGAAIKDLYLRRGKIERESTEAETPPPPSWQSACLTKEEESHIEAALAPLADQELRQSLRAILVRQAKVEKNRTEAE is encoded by the coding sequence ATGAAGGACAAGCGACGCCCCCCCATGAAAAACGCCGCGTCAGTCGGAAACCTGATTCAAAGCGTTCTGCGTCAGCACGGACTGGACGGGAAACTGCGGGAATATCGTGCCTGGCAGGTATGGGACGCGGTGGTGGGTCCACAGATTGCCGCAAAGGCCCGCCCGATAAGAATCCGGGAAGGGATACTGGAGGTGCGTGTCGAGCAGCCGGCATGGATGCAGCAGTTGCAGCTGCTGAAGCCGAAAATCCTCGCACGGCTTAACGAACGGCTTGAGGGAGCAGCCATCAAGGATCTTTATTTGCGGCGAGGCAAAATAGAAAGGGAGTCGACCGAAGCAGAAACGCCACCGCCTCCCTCCTGGCAGTCCGCTTGCCTCACGAAAGAGGAAGAGTCCCACATCGAAGCGGCCCTGGCCCCTCTTGCGGACCAGGAGTTGCGGCAGAGTTTGAGAGCCATCCTCGTCCGCCAGGCGAAGGTGGAGAAAAACAGGACCGAGGCCGAGTAA
- a CDS encoding DUF3343 domain-containing protein, translated as MVRDKDIVAIFHSIHRVMKAEKVLKLAGADFLLIPVPRQLASDCGLAIRYTKQEQNKVEAVLDSEGLQPAELYRREGKGYIRLEP; from the coding sequence ATGGTTCGGGACAAGGATATTGTGGCTATTTTTCACTCCATCCACCGGGTGATGAAGGCCGAGAAGGTGCTCAAACTGGCCGGCGCCGATTTTCTTCTTATCCCCGTCCCCAGGCAGCTCGCCTCCGACTGCGGCCTGGCCATCCGCTATACGAAACAGGAGCAGAACAAGGTTGAGGCTGTTCTGGATTCGGAGGGGCTTCAGCCGGCGGAGCTTTACAGGCGGGAAGGAAAAGGATATATCCGGCTGGAGCCGTAA